Proteins co-encoded in one Acidobacteriota bacterium genomic window:
- the queC gene encoding 7-cyano-7-deazaguanine synthase QueC, whose translation MSRSRAVVLLSGGLDSYTAAALVQARGTELYALTVRYGQHHAQELLAASRVCQALGVARRLEISVNLDAVGGSALTGHGPVPKDRPLEDESRIPSTYVPARNTIFLSLALGWAEVVGARAIVIGANAVDYSGYPDCRPEYLRAFEQMAALATKAGAEGRTIQIEAPLLRMTKAEIIRTGLSLGLDYSLTHSCYDPDPDGAPCGHCDSCRLRARGFAEAGAQDPLTARVHH comes from the coding sequence ATGTCACGCTCACGCGCCGTCGTCCTCCTCAGCGGCGGGCTCGATTCTTACACCGCCGCGGCGCTCGTCCAGGCGCGCGGGACGGAGCTGTACGCGCTGACGGTGCGCTACGGCCAGCACCACGCCCAGGAACTGCTGGCCGCGAGCCGCGTGTGCCAGGCGCTGGGCGTGGCCCGACGGCTGGAAATCTCCGTCAACCTGGATGCGGTCGGTGGCTCGGCCCTGACCGGCCACGGGCCGGTGCCGAAGGACCGGCCGCTCGAAGACGAATCGCGCATCCCGTCCACGTACGTCCCGGCGCGCAATACGATCTTCCTCTCGCTGGCGCTCGGGTGGGCGGAGGTGGTGGGGGCGCGCGCCATCGTCATTGGGGCAAACGCCGTCGATTACTCCGGGTATCCCGATTGCCGGCCGGAATACCTGCGCGCCTTCGAGCAGATGGCCGCGCTCGCCACGAAGGCGGGCGCCGAGGGGCGGACGATCCAGATCGAGGCGCCCCTGCTCCGTATGACAAAGGCGGAAATCATCCGCACCGGCCTCTCGCTCGGCCTTGATTACAGCCTGACCCACAGCTGTTACGATCCGGATCCGGACGGCGCGCCGTGCGGCCATTGCGACAGCTGCCGGCTGCGTGCCCGCGGCTTCGCGGAGGCGGGCGCGCAGGATCCACTGACCGCTCGTGTCCATCACTGA
- a CDS encoding DUF72 domain-containing protein, translated as MGEIRIGTSGWSYPAGQGTWNGVFYPPKGSRPRGFRELAFYAEHFDTVEINSTFYRPPSAAAARNWIEQTPPGFDFSVKLYRKFTHPEMFVKATGRDPHDLGAADIDEFRAGIAPLADAGRLGALLAQFPASFKDDPDARAYLAWLLEAFRDYPLAVELRHRSWSDAIDRTLGILGESGAALVQIDEPKFRLSIRQTFKPNTPGLFYMRLHGRNADAWWSHKASEERYDYLYSVDELKPVVETVGAAARATRKAYVYMNNHHSAKAVANAAVLKHELGQEAGGIYLPEFIERYPDVKDIVKAAPTSHTFF; from the coding sequence TTGGGTGAGATCCGCATCGGCACCTCCGGCTGGAGCTATCCAGCCGGCCAGGGGACCTGGAACGGCGTGTTCTACCCGCCGAAGGGGTCGCGCCCGCGCGGGTTCCGCGAGCTCGCCTTCTACGCCGAGCACTTCGACACGGTCGAGATCAACTCGACGTTCTATCGGCCGCCGTCCGCCGCGGCTGCCCGCAACTGGATCGAGCAGACGCCGCCCGGGTTCGATTTCTCGGTCAAGCTGTACCGGAAGTTCACACATCCCGAGATGTTCGTGAAGGCGACCGGCAGGGACCCGCACGATCTGGGCGCGGCAGACATCGACGAGTTCCGCGCAGGGATCGCGCCGCTCGCGGATGCCGGACGCCTGGGCGCGCTGCTCGCCCAGTTTCCCGCCAGTTTCAAGGACGATCCGGACGCGCGCGCGTACCTCGCGTGGCTCCTCGAGGCGTTTCGTGACTATCCGCTCGCGGTCGAGCTGCGGCATCGCAGCTGGAGCGACGCGATCGACCGAACGCTCGGCATTCTGGGCGAGTCGGGCGCCGCGCTCGTCCAGATCGACGAGCCGAAGTTCCGCCTGTCGATCCGGCAGACATTCAAGCCGAACACCCCGGGGCTTTTCTACATGCGGCTGCACGGGCGCAACGCCGACGCCTGGTGGAGCCACAAGGCGTCCGAAGAGCGGTACGACTACCTGTACTCCGTCGACGAGCTGAAGCCGGTGGTGGAAACGGTGGGGGCCGCCGCGCGCGCGACGCGCAAGGCGTATGTCTACATGAACAACCACCACTCCGCGAAAGCGGTGGCCAACGCCGCAGTGCTGAAGCACGAACTGGGGCAGGAAGCCGGCGGGATCTACCTGCCCGAGTTCATCGAGCGTTACCCGGACGTGAAGGACATCGTGAAGGCCGCGCCTACTTCACATACATTCTTTTGA
- a CDS encoding peptidylprolyl isomerase, whose amino-acid sequence MLLILTALLLASQPAAGQAAAPVKKSPGAGPIVVVETSRGAIQFETYPEDAPKTVDHILTLVKRRFYNGLRVHRAEGRFVIQMGDPQTRDFTKRDMWGRGPASGSGKPVGVAEFSKRRTHIRGAVGMAHSGDPTQADSQFYIMRSDRTGLNGKYVIFGQVIAGMDVVDKIQAEDVIKRMYVK is encoded by the coding sequence ATGCTCCTCATACTCACCGCACTGTTGCTGGCCTCGCAGCCGGCGGCCGGCCAGGCCGCGGCACCGGTGAAGAAGTCCCCCGGCGCGGGCCCGATCGTGGTCGTCGAGACGAGCCGCGGCGCGATCCAGTTCGAGACGTATCCGGAAGACGCGCCCAAGACCGTCGACCACATCCTCACCCTCGTGAAGCGGCGCTTCTACAACGGCCTCCGGGTCCATCGCGCCGAGGGGCGATTCGTCATCCAGATGGGCGACCCGCAGACGCGCGATTTCACCAAGAGGGACATGTGGGGGCGCGGCCCCGCGTCGGGGAGCGGCAAGCCGGTCGGCGTGGCGGAGTTCTCCAAGCGCCGAACGCACATACGTGGCGCGGTCGGCATGGCCCACTCCGGCGATCCGACGCAGGCCGACAGCCAGTTCTACATCATGCGCAGCGACCGCACCGGCCTCAACGGGAAGTACGTCATCTTCGGACAGGTGATAGCGGGGATGGACGTCGTCGACAAGATCCAGGCCGAGGACGTGATCAAAAGAATGTATGTGAAGTAG
- a CDS encoding endonuclease III, producing the protein MVLTNGASVSVVMRRLGKAIDGLDEPAVEKIAEDSRDDPFEVLIATMLSAQTRDEVTHAASQRLFRVARTPRSMARLPVPTIRKLIYPVSFYRNKARHVKAACGRILERFGGRVPDTMGELLTLPGVGRKTANLVLILAHQSHANICVDTHVHRISNRMGWVLTRTPEQTEHALYKVAARRWWPLVNLYLVTWGQNVCRPVYPLCTRCVLADVCPKVGVTKVGKPRAAL; encoded by the coding sequence ATGGTCCTGACGAATGGCGCGTCTGTTTCCGTCGTCATGCGCCGCCTGGGGAAGGCGATCGACGGCCTCGATGAGCCCGCCGTGGAGAAGATCGCCGAGGACAGCCGGGACGATCCCTTCGAGGTTCTCATCGCGACGATGCTCTCCGCGCAGACGCGCGACGAGGTGACGCACGCGGCGTCGCAGCGGCTCTTCAGGGTCGCGCGCACGCCGCGGAGCATGGCCAGGCTCCCGGTGCCCACGATCCGCAAGCTCATTTACCCCGTCAGCTTCTACCGCAACAAGGCGCGCCACGTGAAAGCCGCGTGCGGCCGGATTCTCGAGCGCTTCGGCGGCCGCGTGCCGGACACGATGGGGGAACTCCTCACGCTTCCGGGCGTCGGGCGAAAGACCGCGAACCTGGTGCTCATCCTCGCGCACCAGAGCCACGCGAACATCTGCGTGGACACGCACGTGCACCGCATCTCGAACCGCATGGGATGGGTGCTGACGCGGACGCCCGAGCAGACCGAGCACGCCCTCTACAAGGTCGCGGCACGCCGCTGGTGGCCGCTGGTGAATCTCTATCTCGTCACGTGGGGGCAGAACGTGTGCCGGCCGGTCTACCCGCTGTGCACCCGGTGCGTGCTCGCGGACGTGTGCCCGAAGGTCGGCGTCACGAAGGTCGGCAAGCCGCGCGCGGCGCTATAA
- a CDS encoding D-glycerate dehydrogenase, protein MATASRTDTSQRPPVLVTRRLPSSVIELLERHCDVEMNTRAARLPPEELRARVAGKRALVCLLTDRIDRALLDAGRDLAIVANVAVGYDNVDLEAARDRGVIVTNTPDVLTGAVAEFTWGLILAATRRIAEADRVIRAGQWKGWGLDYMLGMELRDKQLGIVGYGRIGRAVAARAGGFGMTVAYSDRTGQSLRDASGAVPLSFDELLVTSDVVSIHTPLTEETTRLFDRRAFARMKRSAYLVNTSRGPVVDEEALAWALREGLLAGAALDVYEREPQVHPDLLALNNLVLAAHLGSATRETRTAMADLAARNVIAVLDGQPPITPVT, encoded by the coding sequence GTGGCTACTGCCAGTCGCACGGACACTAGCCAGCGCCCTCCGGTCCTCGTCACCCGGCGCCTCCCGTCCTCGGTCATCGAGCTCCTCGAGCGGCACTGCGATGTCGAGATGAACACGCGCGCGGCGAGGCTGCCGCCCGAGGAGCTGCGCGCGCGCGTCGCGGGCAAGCGCGCGCTCGTCTGCCTGCTGACCGATCGCATCGACCGCGCGCTCCTCGACGCCGGACGCGATCTCGCGATCGTGGCCAACGTGGCGGTCGGCTACGACAACGTGGACCTGGAAGCGGCGCGCGACCGTGGCGTCATCGTCACGAACACGCCGGACGTGCTGACCGGGGCGGTGGCGGAGTTCACCTGGGGGTTGATCCTCGCGGCGACGCGCCGCATCGCCGAGGCGGACCGCGTCATCCGCGCGGGGCAGTGGAAGGGTTGGGGACTCGACTACATGCTCGGCATGGAGTTGCGGGACAAGCAGCTCGGCATCGTCGGCTACGGCCGGATCGGGCGCGCGGTGGCCGCGCGTGCCGGCGGGTTCGGGATGACGGTGGCGTATTCCGATCGCACCGGCCAGTCGCTTCGCGATGCCAGCGGTGCCGTGCCGCTGAGCTTCGACGAACTCCTGGTGACGTCTGATGTCGTGTCGATCCATACGCCGCTGACCGAGGAGACCACGCGCCTGTTCGACCGTCGCGCGTTCGCGCGCATGAAACGCAGCGCGTACCTGGTGAACACCTCGCGCGGTCCCGTTGTCGACGAGGAGGCGCTCGCGTGGGCGTTGCGGGAAGGGCTTCTTGCGGGCGCCGCCCTCGATGTCTACGAGCGCGAGCCGCAGGTCCACCCGGACCTGCTCGCGCTGAACAACCTCGTGCTCGCGGCGCATCTGGGCAGCGCGACGCGTGAAACGCGCACCGCCATGGCGGACCTTGCCGCGCGCAATGTCATTGCCGTGCTCGACGGCCAGCCGCCGATCACGCCGGTCACCTGA
- a CDS encoding EutN/CcmL family microcompartment protein: MLIARVVGAVVSTQKNSKLHGTKLLLVQPLGPADEPRGAALLAIDSVGAGVGEKVLVVVEGKAAISALGRASSPVDAAIVGIIDTVDVGIES; this comes from the coding sequence GTGCTCATCGCCAGGGTCGTGGGCGCGGTGGTTTCGACGCAGAAGAACTCGAAGCTGCACGGCACGAAGCTGCTCCTCGTCCAGCCGCTCGGTCCCGCTGACGAGCCCCGCGGGGCCGCGCTGCTCGCGATCGACTCGGTGGGTGCGGGGGTCGGTGAGAAGGTGCTGGTGGTGGTCGAGGGCAAGGCGGCGATCAGCGCGCTCGGCCGGGCGTCCTCGCCGGTGGACGCGGCGATCGTCGGCATCATCGACACGGTGGATGTGGGAATCGAGTCATGA
- a CDS encoding EutN/CcmL family microcompartment protein, which translates to MQLARVIGDVVATRKDEQLVSLTLLVVQPLDADGRAAGRPLVATDSVGAGVGENVFFVRGREAALPYLPGEPPTDAAIVGIVDHWSYAAPPAAGGGSKGQPAGRRRG; encoded by the coding sequence ATGCAGCTTGCCCGCGTGATCGGCGATGTCGTCGCGACGCGCAAGGACGAGCAGCTCGTCAGCCTCACGCTGCTCGTCGTCCAGCCGCTCGACGCCGACGGGCGCGCGGCCGGCCGCCCGCTGGTCGCGACCGACTCGGTGGGTGCGGGGGTCGGCGAGAACGTCTTTTTCGTCCGCGGCCGCGAGGCCGCGCTGCCGTATCTCCCCGGCGAACCGCCGACCGACGCGGCCATCGTCGGCATCGTCGATCACTGGTCGTACGCCGCACCGCCCGCCGCTGGCGGGGGGAGCAAAGGGCAGCCGGCCGGCCGGCGGCGAGGCTGA
- a CDS encoding EutN/CcmL family microcompartment protein yields the protein MILAKVVGTVVATRKDERLVSNKLLLARPVDPKGKVDGSYLVAVDTVDAGVGETVLIVSGSSARMASGMKDCPVDAAIVGIIDAIEVKD from the coding sequence ATGATCCTTGCCAAGGTCGTCGGCACCGTCGTTGCGACGCGGAAGGACGAGCGGCTCGTCAGCAACAAGCTGCTGCTCGCCCGCCCCGTCGATCCGAAGGGGAAAGTCGACGGCAGCTACCTCGTCGCGGTCGACACGGTTGACGCCGGCGTCGGCGAGACCGTGTTGATCGTGAGCGGCAGTTCGGCGCGCATGGCGTCCGGTATGAAGGACTGTCCCGTGGATGCGGCGATTGTCGGCATCATCGACGCGATTGAGGTGAAAGACTGA
- the eutM gene encoding ethanolamine utilization microcompartment protein EutM — protein sequence MGEALGMVETKGLVAMIEAADAMVKAAKVTLVGWEKIGAGYVTAIVRGDVAAVKAATDAGAAAARRVGELVSVHVIPRPHANLEDTLPIGKTNATKA from the coding sequence ATGGGTGAAGCGCTCGGCATGGTCGAGACCAAGGGGCTCGTCGCGATGATTGAAGCGGCGGATGCCATGGTCAAGGCGGCCAAGGTGACGCTCGTCGGCTGGGAGAAGATCGGTGCCGGCTACGTGACCGCAATCGTTCGGGGCGACGTCGCCGCGGTGAAGGCCGCGACCGACGCGGGGGCAGCGGCGGCGCGCCGCGTCGGCGAGCTCGTGTCGGTGCACGTGATTCCGCGCCCGCACGCGAACCTCGAAGACACGCTGCCCATCGGCAAGACAAACGCGACCAAGGCGTAA
- a CDS encoding class II aldolase/adducin family protein translates to MPPASNDTLRAHIVEVGRRLYARGYCASNDGNISVRLDASRLLTTPKGVSKGFMTPDMMVVTDMSGRKLAGDRDPSSELLMHLAVYRNRPDAQAVVHAHPPLATGFAVAGIPLDRAVLAEVITTLGSIPIAEYGTPSTPELAAAVERHIRAHDGLLLANHGALTVGQELFATYYKMETIEHFAKISLVARLLGRERLLSREEVGRLQELRGKYGIAAPAPICPPDQGESGADACQVIRAPEVPPGGPRLVADSALGADQEIRLTYGELAALIEEAIRALK, encoded by the coding sequence ATGCCCCCCGCCTCCAACGACACCCTTCGCGCGCACATCGTCGAAGTGGGAAGGCGCCTGTACGCGCGCGGCTACTGCGCGTCAAACGACGGCAACATCAGCGTCCGCCTCGATGCCTCCCGCCTCCTGACGACGCCAAAGGGGGTATCGAAGGGATTCATGACGCCGGACATGATGGTTGTGACCGACATGTCCGGCCGGAAGCTCGCGGGAGACCGCGATCCGTCTTCCGAGCTGCTGATGCACCTTGCCGTGTACCGCAACCGTCCCGACGCGCAGGCGGTGGTCCACGCGCACCCGCCGCTCGCGACCGGCTTCGCGGTGGCCGGCATCCCGCTCGACCGCGCCGTGCTGGCCGAAGTCATCACGACGCTCGGCAGCATTCCGATTGCCGAGTACGGCACGCCGTCCACCCCGGAGCTTGCGGCGGCGGTGGAACGCCACATCAGGGCGCACGACGGCCTGCTGCTCGCCAATCACGGGGCGCTGACCGTGGGGCAGGAGCTGTTTGCGACCTACTACAAGATGGAGACGATCGAGCACTTCGCCAAGATCAGCCTCGTCGCGCGCCTGCTCGGGCGCGAACGGCTGCTGTCTCGCGAAGAGGTCGGGCGGCTGCAGGAGCTCCGGGGCAAGTACGGGATTGCCGCCCCGGCTCCGATCTGCCCTCCGGATCAGGGGGAGAGCGGCGCGGATGCGTGCCAGGTCATTCGTGCGCCGGAGGTCCCTCCCGGCGGACCGCGCCTGGTCGCCGACTCCGCGCTAGGAGCCGATCAGGAAATTCGGCTAACATACGGCGAACTGGCGGCATTGATTGAGGAAGCGATCCGCGCGTTGAAATGA
- a CDS encoding YHS domain-containing protein, producing MLRLLQILLVLLIVRALWRLWMGIRRGLHEHGAVRGGGAAVPLFRDPVCGTYVVPGRALALRDGGLVRYFCSERCRDEFARAPRDSR from the coding sequence ATGCTCCGACTGCTTCAGATCCTCCTCGTGCTCCTCATCGTCCGTGCGCTGTGGCGCCTGTGGATGGGCATCCGCCGCGGCCTGCACGAGCACGGCGCGGTTCGCGGCGGCGGCGCTGCCGTGCCGCTGTTCCGGGATCCGGTCTGCGGCACGTACGTCGTGCCAGGCCGTGCGCTCGCGCTTCGCGACGGCGGGCTCGTCCGCTATTTTTGTTCCGAGCGCTGTCGCGACGAGTTCGCGCGCGCGCCGCGGGATTCCCGGTAA
- a CDS encoding tetratricopeptide repeat protein, whose amino-acid sequence MQRESIIFAVSGAFFGLLVGWILGTQQARPSAPALAPQMSAASQGQNAPAPKPVDPERVRTLETAATAASSDPAPRIELGNLYFDAEHYPEAIRWYEQALQIDPKNVNASTDLGVSYYYTNQPDRALAQFDRSLAVDPSHAKTLLNVGIVRAFGKQDLKGATEAWEKVVRLSPDSQEGRAAKQALDAVKSAHPDMTGTTPPGTPSRGSE is encoded by the coding sequence ATGCAGCGCGAGTCGATCATCTTCGCCGTCTCCGGCGCGTTTTTCGGCCTTCTCGTCGGCTGGATTCTCGGGACGCAGCAGGCGAGGCCGTCCGCCCCGGCCCTGGCGCCGCAGATGAGCGCCGCATCGCAGGGGCAGAACGCGCCCGCGCCCAAGCCGGTGGACCCCGAGCGCGTGCGCACGCTTGAAACCGCCGCCACTGCCGCATCCAGCGACCCGGCGCCGCGCATCGAGCTTGGCAACCTGTACTTCGATGCGGAGCACTATCCGGAGGCGATCCGCTGGTACGAGCAGGCGCTCCAGATCGATCCGAAGAACGTCAACGCCAGCACGGATCTCGGCGTCAGCTACTACTACACGAACCAGCCCGATCGCGCCCTTGCCCAGTTCGATCGCTCCCTCGCCGTGGATCCGTCGCACGCCAAGACGCTGCTGAACGTGGGCATCGTCCGGGCGTTCGGCAAGCAGGATCTGAAGGGGGCGACCGAGGCGTGGGAGAAGGTCGTGCGGCTGTCGCCCGACAGCCAGGAGGGGCGTGCCGCCAAACAGGCGCTCGACGCCGTCAAGTCAGCGCACCCTGACATGACCGGCACCACGCCGCCGGGAACGCCGTCACGCGGGAGCGAGTAG
- a CDS encoding alpha/beta fold hydrolase, translated as MHATRKRLPTPFSLLLLLCVAPAPAHAQRVERVSFQTADGVTVAASFFEPSRRPAPAVIFVHMLTRTRRDWEPVAARLASEGIAALAIDLRGHGESSPALTEESAGPSAMLQDVVAARQYLAGRPDVQHSRIGIAGASLGANLALVAAAADPAVRSIALLSVTLDYRGLRIEQSARKYAPRPMLLVVSREDAYAHRTLRELTKAATAPGRESLVLDQMGHGTVMLSRDGSIVGTLVDWFHRTL; from the coding sequence TTGCACGCAACGCGGAAAAGGCTCCCGACCCCTTTTTCCCTGCTGCTCCTGCTGTGCGTCGCGCCGGCGCCCGCGCACGCGCAGCGGGTTGAGCGCGTGTCGTTCCAGACCGCCGACGGAGTCACCGTCGCAGCCAGTTTTTTCGAGCCCTCGCGGCGTCCCGCGCCAGCCGTTATCTTCGTCCACATGCTGACCAGGACGCGTCGCGACTGGGAGCCGGTCGCGGCAAGGCTCGCGTCGGAAGGCATTGCCGCCCTCGCCATCGACCTGCGCGGCCACGGCGAGTCCTCGCCGGCGCTGACCGAGGAGTCTGCCGGCCCCTCCGCCATGCTCCAGGACGTTGTCGCCGCCAGGCAATACCTGGCGGGCCGTCCCGACGTGCAGCACAGCCGCATCGGGATCGCGGGAGCGTCGCTCGGCGCGAACCTCGCCCTGGTCGCCGCCGCAGCCGATCCGGCCGTGCGCTCGATCGCGCTGCTCTCGGTCACCCTGGACTACCGCGGCCTGCGCATCGAGCAGAGCGCCCGCAAGTACGCCCCGCGCCCCATGCTGCTGGTCGTCAGCCGCGAGGACGCGTACGCGCACCGCACGCTGCGCGAGCTGACCAAGGCGGCGACCGCCCCCGGCCGGGAATCGCTGGTGCTCGACCAGATGGGGCATGGCACCGTGATGCTCTCCCGCGACGGCTCGATCGTCGGGACGCTCGTCGACTGGTTCCACCGGACGCTATAG
- a CDS encoding pyridoxine 5'-phosphate synthase has translation MSVRLSVNVNKIATLRNSRGGSLPDPLHAARVCVDAGAPGITVHPRADQRHIRPVDVCAIAEFLKPLRGRVEFNIEGDPRPDLLEMVRSTAPDQCTLVPVRPGEITSQAGWPPDTPREALEETIADLQRRGVRVSLFVDPEPAAVRWAARLGANRVELYTEPYARAFEAGEPASRASFGRYVAAAELAHELGMGVNAGHDLDLDNLVLFRTLPHLDEVSIGHAIISRAVFVGLETVVREYLSVLA, from the coding sequence GTGAGCGTCCGGCTGTCGGTCAACGTCAACAAGATCGCGACGCTCCGCAACTCGCGTGGCGGCAGCCTGCCCGATCCTCTCCACGCCGCCCGCGTCTGCGTCGATGCCGGCGCTCCCGGCATCACGGTCCACCCTCGTGCGGACCAGCGCCACATCCGTCCCGTTGACGTGTGCGCCATCGCGGAGTTCCTGAAGCCCCTGCGGGGTCGCGTGGAGTTCAACATTGAAGGGGATCCGCGACCCGATCTTCTGGAGATGGTTCGGAGCACCGCCCCCGACCAGTGCACCCTCGTGCCGGTTCGGCCGGGCGAGATCACGAGCCAGGCGGGCTGGCCTCCGGACACGCCGCGCGAAGCGCTGGAAGAGACGATCGCAGACCTCCAGCGCCGCGGTGTTCGGGTGAGCCTGTTTGTCGACCCCGAGCCCGCGGCGGTGCGATGGGCTGCACGTCTCGGCGCAAACCGCGTGGAGCTTTACACGGAGCCGTACGCGCGCGCGTTCGAGGCGGGCGAGCCCGCCTCGCGCGCCAGTTTCGGGAGGTACGTTGCCGCCGCTGAGCTCGCCCACGAGCTTGGGATGGGGGTCAACGCGGGGCACGATCTGGATCTGGACAACCTCGTGCTCTTCCGCACGCTGCCGCATCTTGACGAAGTGTCGATCGGACACGCGATCATCAGCCGCGCGGTGTTCGTCGGCCTCGAGACGGTCGTGCGCGAATACCTGTCGGTGCTCGCGTGA
- the glmM gene encoding phosphoglucosamine mutase, with protein sequence MPRLFGTDGVRGVAGQYPLDESTVERLGASLVRALPDPGRTPRLVAGRDTRESGAWIERALARGICSQGGTLTSAGIIPTPAVAFITRSLGFDAGIVISASHNPFQDNGIKVFSGRGEKFSEKLEQEIEATIADTSWQVHAEARPEIEHRDFRDAYIAHAREALPEASLLGRLRVALDLANGATTSVAPKLFRGYGFDVTVAGDTPDGRNINLGCGSTHPQALQRLVREGGYRLGVAFDGDGDRAIFVDAAGNVVDGDAVLLMCASRLHSTGALPGNAIVATVMSNIGLELALRDRGIGLVRCAVGDKYVMGEMLQRGIALGGEQSGHIIFLEHLFTGDGIVTALRVLRVMAETGRELADLASDLKTFPQVLVNVRVREKRELCELPPVARAMDQVERAMAGQGRLLVRYSGTEPLLRIMIEGRDQDEIQGWAQGIADAVKREIGA encoded by the coding sequence ATGCCCCGACTGTTCGGCACCGACGGCGTCCGCGGCGTCGCCGGCCAGTATCCGCTCGATGAATCCACCGTCGAGCGTCTCGGTGCGTCGCTCGTGCGCGCGCTGCCCGATCCGGGGCGTACGCCGCGCCTCGTCGCGGGCCGCGACACGCGCGAGTCCGGCGCGTGGATCGAGCGCGCGCTCGCGCGCGGCATTTGCTCCCAGGGTGGGACGCTGACGAGCGCCGGGATCATTCCGACCCCGGCGGTAGCCTTCATCACGCGCTCGCTCGGGTTCGATGCCGGCATCGTCATCTCCGCCTCGCACAATCCATTTCAGGACAACGGCATCAAGGTCTTCTCGGGGCGCGGGGAGAAGTTCAGCGAGAAACTCGAGCAGGAGATTGAGGCGACCATCGCCGACACCTCCTGGCAGGTGCACGCCGAGGCGCGGCCGGAGATCGAGCACCGCGATTTCCGCGACGCATACATCGCGCACGCGCGCGAGGCGCTGCCCGAGGCGTCTCTGTTGGGGCGCCTGCGTGTCGCGCTCGATCTCGCCAACGGTGCGACGACGAGCGTCGCGCCGAAGCTGTTTCGCGGCTACGGCTTCGACGTCACGGTCGCGGGAGATACGCCCGACGGCCGCAACATCAATCTCGGGTGCGGCTCCACCCATCCGCAGGCGCTGCAACGCCTCGTCCGCGAGGGCGGGTACCGGCTCGGCGTCGCGTTCGACGGCGACGGCGACCGCGCCATTTTCGTGGACGCGGCGGGCAACGTCGTGGACGGCGACGCGGTGCTGCTGATGTGCGCCAGCCGGCTCCACTCGACGGGCGCGCTTCCCGGGAATGCGATTGTCGCGACCGTCATGAGCAACATCGGCCTGGAGCTCGCCCTGCGCGACCGCGGCATCGGCCTTGTGCGCTGCGCGGTCGGCGACAAATACGTGATGGGGGAGATGCTGCAGCGCGGCATCGCCCTCGGCGGCGAGCAGTCCGGCCACATCATTTTCCTCGAGCACCTCTTCACCGGCGATGGCATCGTCACCGCCCTGCGCGTGCTGCGCGTCATGGCGGAAACCGGCCGGGAGCTGGCGGACCTCGCCTCCGACCTGAAGACCTTCCCGCAGGTGCTCGTCAACGTGCGCGTGCGCGAGAAACGCGAGCTGTGCGAGCTGCCGCCCGTCGCCCGCGCGATGGACCAGGTCGAGCGCGCGATGGCGGGCCAGGGCCGGCTGCTGGTGCGGTATTCCGGCACGGAGCCTTTGCTGCGCATCATGATCGAGGGGCGCGACCAGGACGAGATCCAGGGCTGGGCGCAAGGGATCGCTGACGCGGTCAAGCGGGAGATCGGCGCGTGA
- a CDS encoding YbbR-like domain-containing protein, with protein MAYNPFRNLGLKVLAVLVAAGLWFVVAGEHVVERNMRVPLEFRNIPEGMEIVGDPPTAVDVRLRGSSGLLAKLQPGEVVAVLDLRGARRGMRLFHLQTDSVNRPYGVSVSHVQPPTLSLVLEPTSSRIVPVRPALEGEPAAGYVVRAVRSDPATVEIIGPEDHLRQTAEAITEPVNITDARAFVRDTVNIGVARTTVRLRTPQSARVVVEIVEAKQ; from the coding sequence ATGGCGTACAACCCGTTCCGCAATCTGGGGCTCAAGGTGCTCGCCGTCCTGGTGGCAGCCGGGCTCTGGTTCGTCGTGGCGGGCGAGCACGTTGTGGAGCGGAACATGCGCGTGCCGCTCGAGTTTCGCAACATCCCCGAAGGGATGGAGATTGTCGGGGACCCCCCCACCGCCGTCGACGTGCGGCTGCGCGGATCGTCGGGGCTTCTCGCCAAGCTCCAGCCGGGTGAGGTCGTGGCGGTCCTGGATCTCCGCGGCGCCCGCCGCGGGATGCGGTTGTTCCATCTGCAGACAGACTCCGTCAACCGCCCCTACGGAGTCTCGGTGTCGCACGTGCAGCCGCCGACGCTGAGCCTGGTTCTGGAACCGACCTCCAGCCGCATTGTGCCCGTCCGTCCCGCTCTCGAAGGGGAGCCGGCCGCGGGGTACGTCGTTCGTGCGGTGCGGTCAGACCCCGCGACAGTGGAGATCATCGGCCCCGAAGACCATCTGCGCCAGACGGCGGAGGCCATCACCGAGCCGGTGAACATCACCGACGCCCGCGCCTTCGTGCGAGACACGGTGAACATCGGCGTGGCGAGGACCACGGTGCGCCTGCGCACCCCGCAGAGCGCACGCGTCGTGGTGGAGATTGTCGAGGCGAAACAGTAG